The proteins below come from a single Ancylothrix sp. D3o genomic window:
- a CDS encoding opioid growth factor receptor-related protein, with the protein MQEVYHPIIAFYLGLQPDTEGRKIEEIWGWSYGRLEAIHDFIQWLFPLRDKSMVNLDAPVLNKEVIEKVKNSEELRSRLLHSFELMLGFYGLELVGNEVCLGDNFEERKQNWLRRGNHNFLRITRILKCLGYLGLKKEAVAFFGCLQKIYEQEGDKIGSVTFGYWQAAVRD; encoded by the coding sequence ATGCAAGAAGTTTATCACCCAATCATAGCATTTTATCTAGGGTTACAACCGGATACAGAAGGGCGAAAAATTGAGGAAATATGGGGATGGAGTTATGGCCGGTTGGAGGCTATCCACGATTTTATTCAGTGGTTGTTTCCTTTGCGGGATAAAAGTATGGTGAATTTGGATGCGCCGGTTTTGAATAAAGAGGTGATTGAAAAGGTTAAAAATAGTGAGGAGTTGCGTTCAAGGTTGCTACATTCGTTTGAGTTAATGTTGGGTTTTTATGGCTTGGAGTTGGTGGGGAATGAGGTGTGTTTGGGGGATAATTTTGAGGAACGTAAGCAAAATTGGCTACGCCGGGGAAATCATAATTTTTTGCGAATTACGCGGATTTTAAAGTGTTTGGGTTATTTGGGGTTGAAAAAGGAGGCTGTGGCGTTTTTTGGGTGTTTGCAGAAGATTTATGAGCAGGAAGGCGATAAAATTGGCTCTGTCACTTTTGGTTATTGGCAAGCGGCGGTGAGGGATTGA
- a CDS encoding DUF5132 domain-containing protein, with translation MGLIGKAVETVVEDIALPVIVVGVGAVLLAPILIPVGKPIAKAAIKGGLAAYEKSKGVFAEVGEAFEDLVAEAKAELAESHASSELRSAAIPTEATPISD, from the coding sequence ATGGGTTTAATTGGTAAAGCTGTCGAAACAGTAGTCGAAGATATTGCATTACCGGTAATAGTCGTCGGAGTAGGCGCCGTTTTACTCGCACCGATCTTAATACCTGTCGGCAAACCAATTGCCAAAGCAGCGATAAAAGGCGGTTTAGCTGCTTATGAAAAAAGCAAAGGAGTCTTTGCAGAAGTCGGAGAAGCCTTTGAAGACTTAGTAGCCGAAGCCAAAGCCGAACTAGCAGAATCTCACGCCTCAAGCGAATTGAGATCCGCCGCTATTCCTACAGAAGCAACACCGATTTCTGATTGA
- a CDS encoding HMA2 domain-containing protein has protein sequence MSEAIKNTNKEQATSNKADPFAAWKSSEYWKTQGKNFLPLIVGLVVTRGLNLAGWRALLGYMVAAGTTRQIIEQLDSETPEVLPTVKNSEVLAKTQQELTPPSSLNYKIVHAIPGRIRLSVPRVAEDIEYAEYLDDLLMRNESVKSVRINRKASSVLVNYNTGIVSDSEMQAYLAEVLDSTQKTEDSEDISVSQEVIEKPVSEKIESKKDDDELPPPPGNADNETIETPTVETQAPILSEQSKIEEVAVAVETISETPHLVSQPAKIEPVMVISSSEFETQMVPVEEAASFWYCLENITKKTVWWLQRGQPLYSALPLGFREAVKVRILAIAALANDNSSQDSLTGLGSLS, from the coding sequence ATGTCAGAAGCAATAAAAAATACCAACAAAGAACAAGCAACCTCTAATAAAGCAGACCCCTTTGCCGCTTGGAAATCCTCGGAATATTGGAAAACTCAAGGCAAAAACTTTTTACCGTTGATCGTGGGTTTAGTGGTAACAAGAGGGTTAAATTTGGCCGGCTGGCGGGCGCTTTTAGGTTACATGGTGGCTGCGGGAACCACTCGCCAAATTATTGAGCAATTAGATTCGGAAACCCCAGAAGTTTTACCAACCGTCAAAAACTCCGAAGTTTTAGCCAAAACTCAACAAGAATTAACCCCCCCATCAAGTTTAAATTATAAAATTGTTCATGCAATCCCTGGCCGAATTCGCCTCTCGGTTCCTCGCGTAGCAGAAGATATCGAATATGCAGAATATCTCGATGACTTGCTAATGAGAAACGAATCTGTAAAAAGTGTCCGAATCAACCGCAAAGCATCATCAGTGCTGGTAAATTATAACACCGGCATCGTTTCTGATTCAGAAATGCAGGCTTATTTGGCTGAAGTCTTAGACTCAACTCAAAAAACCGAAGATTCAGAAGATATTTCTGTTAGCCAAGAGGTAATAGAAAAGCCAGTTTCGGAAAAAATAGAATCAAAAAAAGATGATGACGAACTCCCGCCACCGCCAGGGAATGCAGACAATGAAACCATAGAAACACCAACAGTAGAAACACAGGCACCAATTTTATCTGAACAAAGCAAAATAGAAGAAGTGGCTGTTGCTGTAGAAACTATCTCAGAAACACCGCACTTAGTTTCTCAACCGGCAAAAATTGAGCCTGTAATGGTAATTTCTTCTTCAGAATTTGAAACACAAATGGTGCCGGTGGAAGAAGCCGCAAGTTTTTGGTATTGTCTGGAAAATATAACCAAAAAAACAGTCTGGTGGTTACAGAGAGGGCAACCTTTGTATAGTGCATTACCTTTAGGATTTCGAGAAGCGGTGAAAGTGCGTATTTTGGCAATTGCAGCGCTTGCAAACGATAATTCTTCGCAAGATTCACTAACAGGTTTAGGTAGTCTATCCTAG
- a CDS encoding DUF5132 domain-containing protein encodes MAIKAGELFEDLGPVGVAAGIGAVLLLPVIAGIGKPVAKAAIKGGISLLERSKGALAEAGEVFEDLVAEARAELAEEEVNGVVASGNGISGPQG; translated from the coding sequence ATGGCAATTAAAGCAGGTGAGTTGTTTGAAGACTTGGGGCCGGTCGGTGTGGCTGCCGGTATTGGTGCCGTTTTGTTGCTCCCAGTAATTGCCGGTATCGGTAAACCCGTTGCCAAAGCAGCAATTAAAGGCGGAATTTCACTTTTAGAACGCAGCAAAGGCGCTTTAGCAGAGGCCGGTGAGGTATTTGAGGATCTCGTCGCCGAAGCGCGTGCAGAACTTGCAGAAGAAGAAGTCAATGGCGTTGTGGCGTCAGGAAATGGCATTTCTGGGCCCCAAGGTTAA
- a CDS encoding HMA2 domain-containing protein gives METRTASNAKIQRMNESSLKSLSPEIHSRVISQTPGRLRLKVSASHRNPAQMQAMVREIEAHPDVSQVRMNPQTGSIVIHHETHQEAVKNVVGTLKDLGIIFGGITRGESDSAADVAGAFVDLNQKVNHATNGFIDLRFIVPVGLGTLAIRQLLIKGLQLDVVPWYVLAWYSFDSFLKLHYTNKPEQFKTQSQMEHL, from the coding sequence ATGGAGACTAGAACAGCCAGCAATGCCAAAATACAGCGCATGAATGAATCAAGCCTTAAATCTCTAAGCCCAGAAATTCATAGCCGCGTAATCAGTCAAACTCCTGGCCGGCTGCGTTTAAAAGTATCTGCATCTCACCGTAATCCTGCCCAAATGCAAGCAATGGTAAGAGAAATTGAAGCACATCCCGATGTTTCCCAAGTGCGAATGAATCCACAAACAGGCAGTATTGTGATTCATCACGAAACTCACCAAGAAGCCGTTAAAAATGTAGTGGGAACTTTAAAAGATTTAGGGATTATTTTTGGCGGAATAACACGCGGAGAATCAGACTCAGCCGCCGATGTGGCCGGTGCTTTTGTTGATTTGAATCAAAAAGTTAATCACGCAACCAACGGATTTATAGACTTACGCTTTATTGTGCCGGTGGGTTTAGGAACTCTGGCAATTCGTCAATTGCTGATCAAAGGTTTACAATTAGATGTGGTGCCTTGGTATGTATTGGCTTGGTATTCGTTTGATAGTTTCTTGAAGCTACACTATACGAATAAACCAGAGCAATTTAAAACTCAAAGCCAGATGGAACACCTTTAA
- a CDS encoding folylpolyglutamate synthase/dihydrofolate synthase family protein: MNSDTILAQSSKLGIQLGLERIQTLLANLNNPQQNYPIIHVAGTNGKGSVCAYLSSILTAAGYKTGRYTSPHFIDWTERITLNETPITNSDLEKYLLQVKQAINTENEPTQFEIITAVAWLYFAEKKVDIAIMEVGLGGRLDATNVCEKALVSIITSIGLDHTEMLGPTLADIAFEKAGILKPQIPSIIGKVPPQAKQVIQQKITELNCPVTWIEPATLHPTKPNTAIYKNIEYPLPLAGDVQLINSAIAIETILNLKQQGWKISQENIIQGIEKTRWPGRIQWVKWRENQLLIDGCHNPDNALALRRYLDSQNINSVNWVIGMMARKDHQAIFQALLRPQDRLYLVPIPDSGSAKPEELLTLAKSLNIPLQESRCFPDLETGLITASQHLDKTTVLCGSLYLIGHFLKANV; this comes from the coding sequence GTGAACAGTGATACTATTTTGGCACAATCTTCTAAGTTAGGCATCCAACTAGGCTTAGAACGCATCCAAACTCTACTCGCCAACCTCAACAATCCCCAACAAAATTATCCCATCATTCACGTCGCCGGCACCAACGGTAAAGGCTCAGTCTGCGCCTATCTTTCCTCCATATTAACCGCTGCCGGCTACAAAACAGGCCGGTACACATCCCCGCATTTCATTGACTGGACAGAACGCATCACCCTTAACGAAACTCCCATCACAAACTCTGACTTAGAAAAATATTTATTACAAGTAAAACAAGCCATAAATACCGAAAATGAACCTACCCAATTTGAAATTATCACCGCCGTAGCTTGGCTATATTTTGCCGAAAAAAAAGTAGATATAGCCATTATGGAAGTGGGGTTAGGGGGCCGGTTAGATGCCACAAATGTCTGTGAAAAAGCCCTTGTTAGTATCATCACATCCATAGGTTTAGATCACACAGAAATGCTGGGCCCAACCTTAGCCGATATCGCCTTTGAAAAAGCCGGCATCCTTAAACCCCAAATTCCCAGCATTATCGGCAAAGTTCCCCCCCAAGCCAAACAAGTCATCCAACAAAAAATCACTGAATTAAACTGTCCTGTCACCTGGATAGAACCGGCCACCCTCCACCCAACAAAACCCAACACTGCTATTTACAAAAATATCGAATATCCTCTACCTTTAGCCGGTGATGTACAATTAATCAATTCAGCCATTGCCATAGAAACAATTTTAAATTTAAAACAACAAGGTTGGAAAATAAGCCAAGAAAATATCATCCAAGGCATAGAAAAAACCCGCTGGCCTGGACGCATTCAATGGGTGAAATGGCGAGAAAATCAGCTTTTAATAGATGGTTGTCATAACCCCGACAATGCCTTAGCTTTGCGCCGATATTTAGACAGTCAAAACATCAATTCTGTAAACTGGGTAATTGGAATGATGGCTAGAAAAGATCATCAAGCCATTTTCCAAGCTTTATTACGACCTCAAGACCGGCTTTATTTAGTCCCCATTCCAGATAGTGGAAGTGCTAAGCCAGAAGAACTTTTAACCCTCGCAAAAAGTCTCAATATTCCGTTACAAGAAAGCCGATGTTTTCCTGATCTTGAAACCGGCTTAATCACCGCCAGCCAACACCTTGACAAAACCACTGTTTTATGCGGTTCACTTTACTTAATTGGGCATTTTTTAAAGGCAAATGTTTGA
- a CDS encoding DUF5132 domain-containing protein, whose translation MKLIEEPLALLEETTGPVGLVVGIGALLLAPVLIPVMAGVGKPLFKGVIKGSITLAEKTKGMLAEVGESVEDIVAEAKAEMAENQMPKTATGNQSEA comes from the coding sequence ATGAAACTGATTGAAGAACCCCTCGCTTTATTAGAAGAAACCACCGGCCCTGTTGGCCTTGTAGTTGGAATTGGTGCTTTATTACTCGCGCCGGTGTTAATTCCTGTGATGGCCGGTGTTGGTAAACCGCTTTTTAAAGGAGTCATCAAAGGCAGCATTACCTTAGCAGAAAAAACCAAAGGAATGCTGGCAGAAGTGGGAGAATCTGTAGAAGATATCGTCGCTGAAGCAAAAGCAGAAATGGCAGAAAATCAAATGCCAAAAACAGCCACCGGCAACCAATCCGAAGCCTAG